The window GGATTCCCTTCAAATGAGTTCTCTTGAAATGTGTTGAATTGTTTTCCTACTGGAATGAGCCCCACGAGATGGTTTTGCGAGAGATTTAAGAACCCAAGAAACGTTAAGTCTACAAGGCTTTGAGGGATCTTTCCTGTAAGTTGATTGCAAGATAGGTCTAAGGATTCAATTTCCGATAGCTTTCCAAGAGTATGCGGGATTTGACCGGTGAGGCTGTTGTGGGATAAGTCAACCACTACCAATGAGTTAAGATTTCCAATGATGTCTGGGATCTCCCCAACAAATTTATTGTGTGATAGACAAACAATTGTATAGTATACATAAAGTTGCGGAAACTCTTGCTCTGCACCTTTCGCAGTAACAATGAACGAGTATAAGAGGCCACCCGCGGACACATATTCTGGGGTTGTGCTCCTTTTTACACCGTTCTTCATGGcattaaaattcttaaaatattttcgtGGAATTTGGCCTTCAAACCTATTATGAGATAAGTCAATAACTTGCAGAGTTGGAAATGTTAATCCGACAATAGAAGATGGTTTAATACATCCATGAAAACCGTTTGACTTGAGGACAAGAACCTGCAAATTTGGAAGAGATTCTAACCAGTAAGGGAATGTTCCATTTAATTGGTTGTTTCCCATATCAAGTACTTTCAAGGATTGGCATTTGGACAAGGAACTTGGCACCTCTCCTTCAAATTGATTTTCGTTCAAAATAAGCCCTTCCAGCCCTCCACAGTTCTCATATACATTTGGAATGGTTCCTTGAAAATGATTTTTCCCCAGATTTATCATATGAAGAGATGAGGTGATATTTCCAAAGCATTGTGGAATCACTCCGTCAAATCTATTATTTGAAAGATCCAAATTCACTAGATTTCTCATGTTGCAAATTGATGGATGAAATGGTCCCTGAATGAGGTTGGACTGCAAATATAATGCTAGTAGTCCATACCATTGAAACTGTGGCAACCCTGTTATAAAGTTATGAGAGAGATTAAAATATGTCAATTTACTACCTCCTATCTCCCCTGCCCAGTGAGGAATCTGGCCATGGATTTCATTGCTTGATAGATCTAAGAATCGAAGATTTTTCATGGAACGTAAAGATTCTGGAAACACATTTATCTTGCAAGAAGCCATATATAAGGACCTTAGATTGGAGTTTGCATGATGATTACTTTGATTAGCATTACTTGTTGTTACAAACAAACCACAATAAGAGAGATCGAGAATTTCAAGGTTTTTGAGGTTGGATAATAGTGTATCCAACTCCCAGTCACCACTAAAGTTATTATGTGAAAGGTATATGGCATTGAGGTTGGTGAGTTGTTCAAATGTAAACACATCAATCTGGCCATGAAACTGATTGTCATCGAGAAATAATTGTTCTAGTGATTGGGGAATAACTAATGGTAATGTCCCGTTAAGTTTGTTAGATGATAAATCTAGAAAAGTAAGGTGTCTTAGGTTACCTATGGATGCGGGAATGGGCCCCGTCAAACCACACGTTGAGAGACTTAATCGCTCGAGAGGAATCGTATCGTTAACTTTGGGCAATTGACCAATGAGGTTAGTGTTTCCTGACAAATCAAGTGATTCTAAATGCCGAAAGTTGAAGACGTTATCACATAATTTCCCTTTCAAACTAGTATTCCTAAGATCTAATGACTTCAGAGAAAAAGAGACATTAAGATAAGTTGGTAAAAACAAACCTATATTAACATCACTAAAAATGAGGTCTCTTAAAAGAGTAGAATTTTGAAGGAGACGGTTGAAGATATGAGGTTCAATTctcaaattattatttaaagagAGATCAAGTGATACCAATCTGGGAAGAAGTGAGATTTCCCAAGGGATTTGGCCTGTGAAACTGTTCCTAGACAAGTCGAGCTTTTCCAAAGATTGAAGATTGAAAAAGGAATGAGGTAGCTTTCCATGAAATCCAGTGTATTGAAGATTTAGTAACTTCAAAGAAGAAGAGATATTAGGATGAGTAGGTAATGATGAAGATATTCTAACAAATTCAAGAGAAAGTTCTTCCAAACAAGTAagattttgaagaagattgatgaAAACACGAGGTTCAAGACTAAAATCAACAATCATTCCTGGAGAGATCAAGAGTCACCAATTTATAAAGAAGTGTGATTTCTACTGGGACTTGGCCAGAAAACCCACAATGAGAGACGTTAAAATGTGTGAGAGTATTTGAAAACCTTCCAATTTTAGGCGGAATTTGGGAACCACTAAAATCATTGAAAGCGAGGTTGAGTATTTGGAGATGGGGAAGGTTGAAGAGGGAGGTGTTAGGATGGAGAGTACCTTGTAGCATACCACAGCTAAGATCAAGCTCGATGATGTCACCGGTTGAGTGGTTGCAAGTTACCCCATCCCAATAACAACAATCCTTCGTATTACTTGTGTTCCAACTCATCATAATTGGATAGTAGCCTTCACACCCAGGCCAAACTGAAAAGTTGAAAGATGAAAGGTTTTGTTTAAAGACAAGTAAATCGGAGCATTGCGGAGTTGTACTAAAGGTGGTATCATTGAAATAGAAGAATGAAGCAAAAGACaagtaaaagaaaaggaaaactgAGTTACTCATTCTCTTTCAATGTGttgatacaaataaaaatatatattcacacTTGCTGCCAATATATTAATACACGTACATTAGTGATACTAGTAGGTAGCTGCTAAATTTCAAACACTACCAACCTCTAATTATAAGTGTGACCATTGACTTATGCAACTCTAGATCTTCCAATTGGTAGGCCCTACACATTGTTGTTTGATTATGCAAACAGATTGAGCAAGTCTTTCAACTATTGTAGGCTCTACAAGCTGTTGTTTAATTATGCAAACTGCTTTCAACCTATTAGTTGACGTTGAATAcggaaaaatatatttaaaattagacTTACAATACATGTGATAATACTTTGACTAATAAAAACACTAAATAGcagacaaaaatgtctaactttGAATAGTTTCTGGACCTGGACGGAAGGGGCTAGCATCAGGACTTATTGTGCATCTAATTGTCTAATGGCTATGAATGTATGTATAGGGCTGTGCTTGGAAGCATAAGTGATCACGGTGCACATCATGCAAAATGTCTTGTCCTCACTATTCGTACGCCAAAGGCATCACAAAACTAAATCTCGACGACTGCTTGTAACCAATAGGTCGTACAAGCAAGTTTGATGATCATTGTACTATAATGTTATGTGTTGTAAACCACATATAGTGTTTGTGGTTGTATATGTGTTCTTTTTAA is drawn from Erigeron canadensis isolate Cc75 chromosome 9, C_canadensis_v1, whole genome shotgun sequence and contains these coding sequences:
- the LOC122583601 gene encoding receptor-like protein 36; this encodes MIVDFSLEPRVFINLLQNLTCLEELSLEFVRISSSLPTHPNISSSLKLLNLQYTGFHGKLPHSFFNLQSLEKLDLSRNSFTGQIPWEISLLPRLVSLDLSLNNNLRIEPHIFNRLLQNSTLLRDLIFSDVNIGLFLPTYLNVSFSLKSLDLRNTSLKGKLCDNVFNFRHLESLDLSGNTNLIGQLPKVNDTIPLERLSLSTCGLTGPIPASIGNLRHLTFLDLSSNKLNGTLPLVIPQSLEQLFLDDNQFHGQIDVFTFEQLTNLNAIYLSHNNFSGDWELDTLLSNLKNLEILDLSYCGLFVTTSNANQSNHHANSNLRSLYMASCKINVFPESLRSMKNLRFLDLSSNEIHGQIPHWAGEIGGSKLTYFNLSHNFITGLPQFQWYGLLALYLQSNLIQGPFHPSICNMRNLVNLDLSNNRFDGVIPQCFGNITSSLHMINLGKNHFQGTIPNVYENCGGLEGLILNENQFEGEVPSSLSKCQSLKVLDMGNNQLNGTFPYWLESLPNLQVLVLKSNGFHGCIKPSSIVGLTFPTLQVIDLSHNRFEGQIPRKYFKNFNAMKNGVKRSTTPEYVSAGGLLYSFIVTAKGAEQEFPQLYVYYTIVCLSHNKFVGEIPDIIGNLNSLVVVDLSHNSLTGQIPHTLGKLSEIESLDLSCNQLTGKIPQSLVDLTFLGFLNLSQNHLVGLIPVGKQFNTFQENSFEGNPNLCGLPLPKKCNGYPQLEGDGDGDGEKSGFTWKVVMLGYGCGTLFGLVIGYLMLTTRRPRWFNAIADAMEQMILKRGNNKRYIYIGR